A window from Nocardioides mesophilus encodes these proteins:
- the nagA gene encoding N-acetylglucosamine-6-phosphate deacetylase: protein MTTRRLGVSAALVEGVLTPGDVEIEDDEITRVGLAPAAGGRLAAPGFVDLQVNGFAGVDVMGADEDGIAHVSRRLAAHGVTSWLPTLITASPAETDRALDVLAGVLAGPGDPAGSRPLGVHLEGPFLSARRLGTHAAEHRRDPDPELLRRWRDRAPVVAVTLAPELPGALDLVRDLSAAGVLVSLGHSDATAAQAHAGFAAGARTVTHLFNAMSPLHHREPGLPGAALARPDVVLQLVIDGHHLADDAVRVAWAAGRGRVVMVTDATAAAALDDGTYALAGLPVEVRGGAVRNGQGALAGSALTLDAAVRNACALGADPVEALVAVTEAPARLLGRDDIGRLRPSARADVVVLDAEDLTVVQTLLGGIPVEADLVGAAG, encoded by the coding sequence ATGACGACCAGAAGACTCGGGGTGTCGGCCGCCCTCGTCGAGGGGGTCCTGACGCCCGGTGACGTGGAGATCGAGGACGACGAGATCACCAGGGTCGGGCTCGCTCCGGCGGCCGGGGGGCGTCTCGCGGCGCCCGGCTTCGTGGACCTGCAGGTCAACGGCTTCGCCGGGGTCGACGTGATGGGCGCCGACGAGGACGGGATCGCCCACGTCTCACGGCGCCTGGCCGCCCACGGGGTCACGTCCTGGCTGCCCACCTTGATCACCGCCTCCCCGGCCGAGACCGACCGGGCGCTCGACGTGCTGGCCGGGGTCCTCGCCGGTCCCGGCGACCCGGCCGGCTCCCGGCCCCTCGGGGTGCACCTGGAGGGGCCGTTCCTCTCCGCGCGCCGGCTCGGCACCCACGCCGCGGAGCACCGGCGCGATCCCGACCCCGAGCTGCTGCGGCGGTGGCGGGACCGGGCCCCGGTCGTCGCGGTCACGCTGGCCCCCGAGCTGCCCGGCGCCCTGGACCTGGTCCGTGACCTGAGCGCCGCCGGGGTCCTGGTCTCGCTCGGCCACTCCGATGCGACCGCGGCCCAGGCGCACGCCGGCTTCGCCGCCGGGGCGCGCACCGTCACCCACCTCTTCAACGCGATGAGCCCGCTGCACCACCGCGAGCCCGGCCTGCCCGGGGCGGCGCTGGCCCGGCCCGACGTGGTCCTCCAGCTGGTCATCGACGGGCACCACCTCGCCGACGACGCCGTCCGGGTCGCCTGGGCCGCCGGTCGCGGCCGGGTGGTGATGGTGACCGACGCCACCGCGGCGGCTGCTCTCGACGACGGCACCTACGCGCTGGCCGGCCTCCCGGTCGAGGTGCGTGGCGGCGCCGTGCGCAACGGGCAGGGGGCCCTCGCCGGGTCCGCGCTCACCCTGGACGCCGCCGTCCGCAACGCCTGCGCGCTGGGCGCCGATCCCGTCGAGGCACTGGTCGCGGTGACCGAGGCCCCGGCCCGGCTGCTCGGTCGGGACGACATCGGGCGGCTCCGTCCTTCGGCGCGTGCGGACGTGGTCGTGCTCGACGCCGAGGACCTGACGGTCGTGCAGACCCTCCTCGGAGGCATCCCCGTGGAAGCCGACCTCGTGGGAGCAGCCGGATGA